ACTCATTGGACCCATGTCGCATGTAACTTTTGAAGATATAGCGACGTCGTTTAGGATATTCTAATATACCAGACAAGTTGATGATTGAATTGCCATCACTAATCCGCGCACAGAAAAGGTATCACGGTTTAAAGACACCAAGCCAAAGGGAATTCCACAAGTACCTGTCATAAGTATCCTTATATACCTCTTGACTGTAGATGTCCTGTATTTTCCCGTTAATACAAGGGATGTGTCGAGTCAAGTACACTATGGACAGCCCAGAATGAGATACCTGTCACTGTATCCCTTCACATGGAAACTTGCTCTTGGAGCCTGCAGAAAGGCGCTCGCCTCAAGAACAGAAAGACAGCACTGCAACAtggaaggccaaggctgcgcTGTGCAGGCCACGACAACTTTCCACATGATGCGATCAAGCATCTATCTATGAAGATCTATAAATATTCCATGATGAAAGACGGGAAGCAGTTCATCTTACATGGCGAAACTGATATGTTAGGGTTACATAGTACTTGCACTTtaatgttcaatgttgatacGTATTCCTCCAGAAAGCCCGTGCGAACGACGCGGCCTCCGAGTCCGGACGGGGCGCTTCTGGTCCAGCGGCTGTGGTCCCAGTGCCACTACCTGggtacatgcatgtgtacctacttaggtaggtgGTCCAGTGGGCACATGCAAGCCTAGAGCGGGCGCTAACCACAGCCTGGCCTGGTAACATCAGATTGACATATCAAGGTCGCGATGCACGCGTCAACCACACTTCCCATCACATACAGCGCTTGAGAAAGTAATCGCTTTTCATCCAAGAGAAATCGACTTGCTTGATAAATCTGATGAAAAAAACCTGGAAAAGCAGCCCTATCCCTCACCCCTGTCCTGTCCCGGTGGATGCGCTGCACTGGGTGTAAACCCACAACCCTTTATAAGGCATGGTCAGGGTCAAACGTTGACAATACCAAGATGGCCGAGGGGTTAAGGCGGTGGACTTAAGCCATTTTTGGCGTAATTTCCACTATCGAGAGATTCCTGGGTTCGAACCCCAGTCTTGGTAGTTTTGCTCTTTTTGATGGCCGCTTCCTGGCCCAAAGCGATGAATTTTGCACCTATATTTTGCCAAAATGCACCCAACATCTTTCATTTTTGTTCATTCTTTTTACTCAATTTGCATATACTGTCATTCCATGATTCAGCATGTGTGGTGTGGAGGAACCGACAACTCTCGACTTGATGGACGGGTGGCTTACAGCCTTACGCGCGGCAGTCGGCTGCGATGCCTCCTCCCGGAAAGGGCTGCGTGATTGACCGTATGCCATCTCTTGGGGCTACGCGATTACAAAAAGAACCTACTGGACATCTCCAATCAATTCGACAGGACGTTTTGGCTACGAACCCTGGTTTACGACACTCAGTTTAGCGAGTACATCGGCTCCGGGAGCGCGAGCCCGCCACGTCGCAACGCCGCAAGCCATTGTGTGGATGTACTTGTTGCATTTTCTTCCGATTGAACCAGGGGACAGGATTTCAATGACACGAGCGCGGCTGGACAGTTGAAGCTGCTTCCGACCAGTCCCAGGCTGCATAGCGAATAAAAAATAGCCATGCTTGATTCGGGCTGGGCATTGAATGTCCTGCGACGGCGGCCGGTTCAAAAACGGCGTAAACTGGACGGCGGTCCAACATTGTAGTTTTGTCTACGTTGGAGACGCGACATGTTCgtgctgcggctgcggtaTGAATGACTGGACAATCTAGCATGGTGTGCCGGCTAATTCCATCGCTCCTGAGATTTTTGAGGAAATAAAAGAGCCACTTGAATTGATGCAGTGGTGCTCATGTCGTTGAAGTAGTTCATCCCAGCCTTCCAGTATCATCGTGGCCGGCGCTGGTCACGCTATAGATTGGACATGTTCCATTCAACATCTGACACGCAAAATGAGGGAACCCATCAGCTGGCAGCAGGCAGGGGCGCATTGCCCGCTTGGCCCGTCGTACAACTAGCTATAGAGCCCAAACTTCAagtaacattgaacagcTATATACTTCTATAACCCCGCTGGATGCTAAAAGTCCAATGCCACTACTTCTGCAGATACTCCTCCACAGCTGAGGTAATATCCTGGAGGGGAAACTCGGTTCGGTTGCCAGCAACGGTCTCGGGCACGGGGTTTTTAATATCGTCAAAGTACTCAAGAACAGCATAAAGACGGTCCTCCACCTGCACGGTTGTTACAACAACTCCATCGCTCTCGTAATTGTTGGGAATTGCTCCCAGGTTCTCAGCCGAATCCCAGCTACCGTCCTTGGATCGCAGTACATAGACTCCTTTGGAGTTGGAAGCCACTAGGAGAACCTTGCCCTCGTACTTTTTAGGCAGAGtaatggcttcaatgttctggaGAACCGCGTCCGTTGTCGGCGGTGTACCGGTTGTTCCAATAGGAACGGGAGTAGGCTTACCCTGTCCCTGGCAACTGTCCCAGCGTTGCAGCTGGCCATTTTGCCCATACGTCGTGAGAAACTTCGTGCCCAGATAGACAATACCAGTGAATCCAGTTACCGTCGTGTTGGTCTCTTCGCTTACATACCATGGAGTTATTTTCTTTCCGATGGGGTCGACCTTGAGAATGGAGCCTGGAAACGTGCCGATGACGTAGGAgttgccggcggcatcatgcGCCACGTCCTGGTACCCTCCGTACTTTCCATCCAGTGCCGTCGTAAGATTACTCCGCCAGAGCTCGTCGCCCGTTTTCAGGTCGAGCTTGATGAGCCACGTGTCTCCTGTTATGTTCTCTCCCGCCGTTGTCCATGCGGCGCCGGGGTTGACGATGACGGACAGCCGATCGTTGAAGGGGTCAACTTTGACACCGCTTGCGTGATAAGAGGTATCATTGGTAAGTGGTGGAAATTCGGTAATTTTTTCAATGGTGTTTTTCGACGGGCTATACGCGGCAATGGACGAATTGTACAGTGCACTGTAGGGGTCAGTTTtattgcaccagacatgacgAGTAAGACGGGAGCCGTACCCAAAATGTAGCAGTTTGCGCTTGAAATCGTAGTCGGCATTTTCGGGATACAGCTGGAAAGAATTCACGATAATATCGGCATCAGTAACCGCCGGCgcagcggcggcgatggtTCCTAGGGATGCCAACAGGGGCAGGACAGCGGCACGGTGCATGATGGGCAAAGAACTGGCGATATTCTGAATATATTGGCGATTGGTGGATGAAAACCTCGCGAGTACGGGCAGACCGTAGCCATACTATATATTCACTCTCAAAGAAGCAGTGTGTTTACCCATGGGGATTAATCCGGACCTTTCTGCTTGCCAGTGTGGCCTTGTAGGCCGAGTGGGACACCTGGAGCCTAAAGCCGAATGTCTATTAGGATCGTCGATGAGTAATCCCTCGATGTCGCATGAAGTCGCAGCCCTGAATTCAAAAGTATCTGGTCCTTATGCCATTAATGGAATATGCCAAGAAACCTTATCAAATGCGATAGACAAGCCCTACAGTCCACCCCCTGAATTTATGTATTCTTCATGCGTGACCTGACAGGGCAGCTGGTAGCAGGGGGCAGTGCACTAactatagcttatatattttaagaaatcAGGCGTTAGGAGAGGTCAACGgttttatattaagcttttttttaatcaGTTAGTAACCCCCCTATAGAACTATTTAAGGGTTAGACTGCGTGTACTACTACGCGCAGGTGTTTCTCGAAAAGACAGCCGACTTGAGGAGCCAAGAGAGACGGAAATATGTCACGTCAAGGTACTCCTCCTTTCCGTCTTACGAATTGACTCTTATTACCGCCCACTAAGCGCACCCGAAGTGGATCCGATGTGGCCCGAATGGGGTTCCGATGGGAATCCCGGCGGGCCGGAGCTATGACCGAATGACCGACTCCATGGCATGCCATCACGTCAGTCGCAAGCAAGGAGGGTCGTTTCGTCTTGATTCGTGTCTTACATGCATGAACGCATTATCCGCCAGGCTTGCATGTTCAATATATGCTCGACCATGGTTATAACGCTTCATTCTCATGCCATATGATAATAGTAGCCCTTTGATATGAACGCACGCCTGGCTATGGGGGTTTGCCTAAGAAAACGCCCCGTCTTACCGTGATCGCAAGACCTGCTGAGTAATATGTACATTGgctttttccctcttttttcATCGTTGGTAGGTTCTGTGGTCGGCTCGGTTTTGCCATAAAGAGAGCGCTTTTCCTCCTGCATTAACACCGCAATCATGGCATTTTCCATCGCAATTCCTACGTGGGGACTTTTGTCATGCATCCACGGTCATAATGCAAGCGGCAGCCAGTCACTTATGGCGAGAGGCAACTGACACGGCCAACATATTGTGATAATGCTGCCTGCGACTGTTTGAGCGCATTGCTCATGCGTTTTTTTTATCATGTCGCCATCTGCTCATATATTTCGCAAACGAAATATTCCAGTACCCAAAATTTAGGACTACAAGCACCGTGCCATTGTCTCGGAGCTTCAACCTCAGCAAGTGATTATCCCTGAGAACCATCTTCCCCGACTGTCCTTCCTTGTTCTCTGCAGCGGCACATGAAATGCGTGGGCGGGAAATGAAGCCCACGTTTACGCACCTGATGGAGTCGAACAAGTACAGAGCAAGGCGACAAGTAAAAGACATGGCTAGGGACCACGAATTCAGACACCTTGTCGGAGCTAATTTTATGCATGGGGTATATTCGGATAAGTGGGCAATTATGATGAATGGAATCGCTCCCAGAAATCGGACTCTATTATACGATATAAAAACATGGTAAGTGATGGAACGGACATAGATGGATGGATATTGACGGTTTAAGATGGAGGATACGGGCCGCTTGAAACTGTCAATCAGTTTGTAAGTTCTGGCTTGTGCACTAGTGCTAACCTTGAACGGCGGGTGTGTGATGTATGTGTGCAAACTGCGAGTCCAGACAATGGAGAATTTGCAGTCGTCGGCGGAGAGAAGCCGGTGGCTGCAACGTGTCACAGAGGGGTTTCGCTTCTGGGCGTTGCTGGCTCATTTATTGAGAGCCTTAATCTCCGTCCACGGAATATATGAGGGTATCGTTGCTGCTCATTCGGAGCATGTTCCTATTGTGACAATATTCCATATTCGCACCATGAACCAGGCTGCGTCCGAGCCGAATTGCGGCAGTAAACAGTTCAAGTCACACAACGGCCGCGGTGGAAGGGACTCGACGCACCTCGTCCTTGTTCCGGCAACAGACAACCCGCCACCATTCACGTTGAATTTAGTCCATGGCCAATATTTTAGTCCGAATTGCAGATGGCAAAAGCGCCAAATCACCACATATTATTTGGTCTCAACATGCTCTCAAACCTTATTTGGGGGTATGCAGGCTCGACCAGACCACTTTCAACATGGTCGGTCGGCGTCGCACGAGTAATGCTCAGCGTGGCACTTGCCATGAAACCTTGTCGCTCATCAGGCCACGTTTCGTTGGCCAGTCCGGTTATTAACACCAGTCGACATGTCTCTTCTTGCGCCGCGCCCCATCGATGGAATTGACCCTTTTCGGTTCAGCTGGCGCCTGCACACCACCAGACCGCCAGAATGCGCTCAGGGTCCAGATCCCGTCTGGGGAACCGGACCCGCGCTCGTCATCTCGATCTCcctttgcttttgcttcACATGCGTTTGAAGAAacagaaaaggaagaagaagaagaagaagattgctttccttttccttctctccaGGGTCGAGAATAGCGTACCTGCTCCGTCTAGCAATGGGATAGTTTCGAGCTTTGCCAACATGCCATCTTGAGCCTTGGGTTGACTGTGTATTCCTGTTGAAAGGAAAAACAGAAAATCTACCAAATTACACCTCGCAATTTTGTGAGGCATCCACTTTGGGTAGATTTGCCCACAAACAAGTCCCGCCAGAGCCGTAGACCTCTTGACTTGAACGTTGCGGCTGACTCTGGTGGCGCCAAGGCTTGGGTCGGCTCACGCAGCAAACATCGGAGCGACTTTGCCCCGGATTCCAGCCCTTCAGCTGATGTCAGTTCCTTTGACCGACTGGTTCATCTGGGCGGATCAAGTGCTGCCGTGGTCTGATGGCAGTCGGCCGCCTTGGTAAGCCCCGAGTCTGACGCCAGGGGCTTTGAACTTTGGCCAAGTGCTCAGCTATGACCCGTCGACTTCAAGTCAAGCGAGCCGGGTTCCGAGTGGCCGACGTTGATGTTGACGTTACATGCCGAGCCTTGGGCATGGAATGCGCACATCGCTAGTTCTTGCCTATCAAGGTAATTCCAAATCTAACCGAGTACAGCTCTATTTCAGCACCATCAACAACAAAAGTCAACTGATTTGCTCTGCGTCATGTATTGCTACTAGCCTGAAGGAAAGCCCAGCCATGGTGAAAACTCAGCTGGCAGGAGCAAATTCCAAAGCGGGACGTGGTACCAGCTTGTGCTCCGTCAATACATACAAGGTTGGCCTAGTTGGTCGCGAGTTGACATGTACATATTCATCTCGAGCGAGTACGTGGATGAATGGCGCTTAAGTATTTGGTCTCGACATCTTGATGAACGCCATGGGACTAAAGAGAGCTCTGCAGGAGCTCGATGTGGCATTgggggcgccgccgccacatCCACAGGGCCGTCGTCGATAAAGTCAAGTGCCTTCCTTGAAGGAAGAGCCACTAGACTAGAGACGGGTCGCAGTTGCAGATTTTTGATGCCGCCACCGCAATCATCGATCCTGGTCATGAAATATTAAATAGTGCCGCTGCACAAACATGTCCCGcggcaacatttgaaccgTTTTCTTCAAACGTCCTGCACAATACTAACTCTACCATTTCGGGTCCATATCACTCAATACTTGACTTATTATTCTAACCGTCAACCACTACGAAACCGCCACGATGAAGCCTACCATGCTCCTAGTTCCTCTCGCGGGTCTCGCACTTGCAGCCCCAACAGAAGAGAATACAAACCTTGAAAAACGAGTACGTATAAATTCAGCGTCGTAATACTTATCTTCTGATGGAATAAGTTCTATAtgctaatatatatatagttaAAGACTCCTTCACAGGTATAATTTCTTCTCCATTTCGAGTTAAATAATAGTACCGAgaaatatactaatatatatcCTAATTACAGGTTGTAAGTAAATTTACAAATTTACTAActagttatattataactaacTTAAATACTCCAGCTTGTTAGTATTACCTTAGTATATTtgttatattaataagtaatactaatatatattataattcTAGGCTGTAGGTATTATCTTTAATAtacttcttatattaatatcttatatttactaatatttaataactttagTGTGTATGTTTTCTTTTAAgaataatatttataatattagtatttatTACATACTAATATATTGTTCTATACCTAGCTTGTAAGTAGCTTTTCTgagtttattaatttaataactgaatatatactaaaataaattattattatagcaaGTAtgtattttactttatataaagGCTATACAAGTTAGTTATACTAATAGCTAATATATTACAGGGCGTAAgtacttaatataatacagcttatatataatttactagtgattttactaatatattacGATATTTTAGATTGTAAGTACCTCTAATACTTCCATAAATATCAcaatataatatatactaatatatattattaatataggCTGTAtgtaatttattaatatgAAGATTATATAAGTTACTTATACTTATACTAATATGAATTATATTATAGACTGTAAGTACTATATATAACTTGCGTATTATTTACTAGCAATTTTACTAATATCCTGTAATACTTTTAGGGTGTAAGTGCTTTAAAAGAATAAAGAGCCTACTAATAGAAAAACCtctaatatatattataattatagtgTGTAAGTCTTAATTCTATTacaaatataatatattgTTTATAACTTgtaatatactaatatataataatactagACGGTACGTATTTTtcctattatatattatatactaaaTATAgtattttactaatataaatgGAAACTCTAGAGTGTAAGTCTTTTTATTACTAGATATTAAATACTACAAATagtaatatactaatataaatgGAAACTCTAGATTGTAAGTATTTTTATTACTAGAGACTTATACTAAAATAGTACTCTACTAAGATAAATGGAAATTATAGACTGTAAGTACTTTTATTCTTATAcattaaatactaaaaatagtaatatactaatataaaaactctAGATTGTAAGTATTTTTATTACTAGAGATTATACactaaaaataatactataCTAATAGAAATGGAAATTCTAGAGTGTAAGTATTAACCCCTATTAGcgtttataattatagtaatataatactaatagattataattataggTTGTAcgtttatttataatataaagaatatatattattCATAATTATTACTCTACTAATAAATACAATAACTCTAGCCTgtaagtattattatataatataaataagctaatatatactaataagaattatattttagcctgtaagtatttaatattatattaattactagatatatactaatatatattcttCTTTAGACtgtaagtattttatattatataaataactaaatatatactaatatgTATATTATTCTAGCCtgtaagtatattatactgTACAAGTaactatatatatactaatatatatattactcTAGGCtgtaagtatattatattatataagtaactagatatatactaatatatattatacctTAGCAagtaagtattttatattatataaataactaaatacatactaatatatattttgCTTTAGCTTGTAAGTATTTTACGCTATATAAATAACTGaatattttactaatatgTATATTATTCTAGGCtgtaagtatattatactgTACAAGTaactatatatatactaatatatatattactcTAGGCtgtaagtatattatattatataagtaactagatatatactaatatatattatatagttgGTAAGTATTCCTAGCTATATTTCTAACCGGATATATACTCATATATAGTATAATTTAGTTCGTAAGTATTCTTTTAATTACCTAGaataagtactagtagtatacTAAGTACATGGTAATTTTAGGGTGTAAGTACTAAGTACTATACTATTATTATCATATTATAagatatatactaatataaaattatagtgtgtaagtattttacttgttattatattataagttataataatatactaatatatatgGTAATACTAGGCTGTAAGTATTTCTCTTAAATTATctagtatataatactagAAGCTATACgctaatatttaatattactaGTCTGTaagtatttcttttataatactaagtatataatactagtagcTATACgctaatatttaatattactaGCCTGTAAGTATCTCTCTTAAAATATctagtatataatacttgTAATTATACGCTAAAACATGATATTACCAGATTgtaagtatatttttatatataacctttcttttatattttatctgttactaatattttattatataagactGTATTGGTAAgcttttacttttataaaaaacgtaaaataattactattataCTAATAgtagtattaataatagggagtaagtattatttttacctttaatatcataattaagtattatactaatatgtctaataatattagtgCTTCGTAAGTATacctttatattataagtatattaatattaattactatattaataaacTACTACTCTAGTTCGTAAGTATTTTCCCAATCTTGCTAGCTTACCAATAGCTAGTAGTATACTAACCTGCGTTGCGCTTCTAGTAACTCCATACTTCCCCATGCTCTATATAGTGTATTACTATGTAAGCTGTGGCCGTTGTATGGAGTTCTCCTAGGGAGTTTAAGCTCGGCCGGCCATAAGCGGGTTTCTGTCGTTATCGGGCCTTAGGGAATAGTATGGATTGGATTCGAGCTAGATAGGACGTTTGCTCCAGTCGGCATCGTATTCGGCTACACGAGATCTAGGAGCACCGGTTCAGGATCCAGCATTTTTTTGTAAAGTAATAATCACACCTTATTATACTCTCTGCAAGTTTAGTACAAAGCCCGAAAAACTCTGCCTCTCTGCTGCTTGTGTTACTCTTCAGCCCTCCAGTGTTAAACTACTCGCGCTATGTCCATGAAGGTGGTCCTTGGTAAATGTGATAAGGGCTAACAGCTTGGAGTAACATGACTTAATTCATGCAATTGCAGTCTTTAGAAATAagggtccttggttttccctAAGAACTACTCAACTGaaaaagtctatttatacaagtAGTCGATAATGGTCATCTGTCCTAGGTCCCGTCATCGTATCCCTAGTGT
The Metarhizium brunneum chromosome 7, complete sequence genome window above contains:
- the TRI14_3 gene encoding Trichothecene biosynthesis protein 14; protein product: MHRAAVLPLLASLGTIAAAAPAVTDADIIVNSFQLYPENADYDFKRKLLHFGALYNSSIAAYSPSKNTIEKITEFPPLTNDTSYHASGVKVDPFNDRLSVIVNPGAAWTTAGENITGDTWLIKLDLKTGDELWRSNLTTALDGKYGGYQDVAHDAAGNSYVIGTFPGSILKVDPIGKKITPWYVSEETNTTVTGFTGIVYLGTKFLTTYGQNGQLQRWDSCQGQGKPTPVPIGTTGTPPTTDAVLQNIEAITLPKKYEGKVLLVASNSKGVYVLRSKDGSWDSAENLGAIPNNYESDGVVVTTVQVEDRLYAVLEYFDDIKNPVPETVAGNRTEFPLQDITSAVEEYLQK